A segment of the Scomber japonicus isolate fScoJap1 chromosome 5, fScoJap1.pri, whole genome shotgun sequence genome:
TTGGAGGTTGTTGTTGAAGAAGACTGCCTGGCTGAGTGGTTTATTTAtcctctgacacactgctgACACGCATGGCTGCTCCACACAGCTGCACAAAATCCTTAAACAACCCTGAGAAGCTTGTTGGgttaaaatattcctttatgCAGACAGCTGAGCACAACAATCAGTTTTTTTGGTATCTGCATCTCAAAATAAGCAGAACAACAAAAGCTTGGATGATAAACTTTATACAGATGCAACATGCTCTTCTATCCTCCAGGGTGATATTTGTAACCTCACTATTTTTTTACCTTGAAATTTTTTTACCCCCATTGACTCAAATAGACATTTTTTTCACCGCCAATTTGAAAGTTGCTCATTGCTGCTAACCACAACTATTGTCATAATGTAGATAGCCACTTATCTCACCACATGGACGTTCTGTTACCAGATTAAAACATCACAATGTGGAGACACCCCAACCGTCAGATATGGACAGTGTGCAGTCTGTACATGTAGTACAGTCATAAATTTCAGGCTGCATAGAAAAGCACATGGTCCCATAAAGCATAGAGCACATGGTAACAACAGCACAAATCTATGGAGGCTTCAGGTGAAATACCAGAgctggtttttatttattttcattaggCACAATTAAAAACCAGTggagacagcaggagggttaaaagctaGGGAGTAGAAGTTGGTTCTTAGATGATTCTTTAAAGTCTTGATAGTGGAGGAGAATTGGATAGGGAAGAGAATTCATACATTTCATGAACTTCCTTCTACCTTCATGGTGGATTTAAAGGTACTCTTGTTAATGATAAAGAGGACCCATATACTGCGTGCTACATTTGCATTCTTTATGACACTATAGGTTTTAGAGGATGTTggtattcatttatatttggcCATGCTGGCAGTTTTACATGTCAGTGATCACAGTCATGCTCATGTTCGTACACACAGATGTGTACTGTGTCCCATTTGTAACAATGGACAACAGTGGGACCAAAGGGGGAAACTGCAGGCTGTCATGGGCAAATAGAGTtaatttaacagcagcagcattagtGAGAATGGGAGGCGCTCCTCTGCTGCAGCCCAACATGTCACATGTATATGAAGCTGATGTAACTGTTCAGTTCTGCTGTGTTGTGCAACATTAATCCTGGAGTGTATTTTGATTTACTTTAATTTCCTCCTGCTGGGCAGACTGTTAAACAATCCAACATGGTTTAGATTtaagggaaagaaaaaagtaatttcaAACCGCCTATTACCTGAATCCAGTCCCAGTGGATTACAGCCACACCCTCGTAAAGAAATCCACTGATGAGGACTAGAACTGTCCCGCTGTAGACCAGAGACAGAGCCAGAAGTCTGAGATGCCGACTGGCTGGAGCACTTTAAAATATAACAGCATCAGTGTATTGAAAGCCAAGAAATCAGTAATTCAGgatgcttttttttgtgtggataCTTTTGACCTGATTTTGAGTGTGTTGTAATCTCTGCCTCCTAAAGCTATGATGTGAGATGCAGTAAAGTTAAACAACTGTGACTGAGTGAAAAAAACCACTCCGTTGGTCCAAGCAGGAAAGTTAGAAAGTCGTTCCAAAAAGTAAGTGCAGGCCTCAGGATTCACTGAATTTGCCTCTTTGTTTGCGTCTTTCTTTTCCATAATTTTAATGTGATATAAAGCTTTATGAGATTTGGTATAAATGGTAGAAATTGTTTAGGTATGTAATAAGACTGGAAGATTTATTACAAAATGACCCCCAGCTTTAGAAGGTATAGTAAGGGTGGATCATATACAGTAAAATTGCCAGTGGATCATCTGTTTGGAGATGAGAGGATGTGATAAGATGAAACCTTAATGACGACCTAACagtatgtgttttattctgcATAGGAGAGGCAGGACTCAATGATGGGGGAGAGGcgagtaaagagagaggaggagggatctGTCATGAAGTCTGTTGTTTACCTTTGTTTCCTGAGGGTCTGAAGGTGAGGAGCTCATGTCGGGGCTTGTTTAATAAGCACAACAGATTATGGCTCGCTTGCTTGGATCACTTCAGCAATGATCTCGGTCTCCCACTTGAGGTTTTAGAAGGACAGTCCTCTACAGCACTATgtcactttcttccttttgcAGTGAATTCATTTAGAGGCCAGAGAAGCTTGTTGGGTTAGTATTTCTGTAGATAGACAGCCAAGCACGACAAGAAGCTTCTGCATCTCAAAATAAGAAGAACAATAAAAGCTTTAAGAACAATCTTTATAGAGATGCAATATGCTATCCTGCAGGTAGATATttgtaaaccccccccccccaattgaccaaaatatacattttttcacCTTTAGTCCTTGTTGCTGCTAACCACCACTATCATGGTGATGTAGACAGCCACTTATCTCCACACATTTGCGATGAATTCATGAAGAGGCTGAGATTGACCACTGAGTAGGCATTTTGGGTGTCTCTGCTTCTTATCTAATTCTAAAAGAATTTCTGTTTCAGTAGAGTCATGTCCTCCAGTGATGGTCAAAAAGCTCTTTCCACCCTGAAAAACCTATGGCCTATAAAGTTTGAACttatagaaaaaaacactgagaatgTAAAGCAGTAACTGCATCACTGCAGACTAGATATGGATAAAACATCAAAGCATGGGAACATCATGATTAGATTATTCTTGACTATAAATTTTCTTTCTGTGACGCACACGCTCAGCTGCATCCACGCTCATGCGCTCGTCTCCTTTCCACATGTGCCACATGTGGATGGAGAGCCTTTGGGTTTAATTCTGTACTTGGGGTTCTTCAGGCTCATTCTCTTCAGCTCACATGCATGTTATGACGTGATCAAGCTCATTCACATAAACTCTGGGggtaattaaaaataaataaataagataaattaaagaattaagaatttaaaaaaaaatacattgaaatgctcaaaatattaatatttatatatattatattaaccaTGTTatctaaacattttaaaagcataatatgaaaacatattaagggaataaaaaacaatatatgcaCATAAACTTGAAAAGCTCATTTTAAACCCATGCATTCACACTGTCCTGTGTCAGCTCAAAGAGATGATTGAGATAAGAAATGatgtgtattatttaaaaaacaatttccCAATCTCAGTGCTATCAATCTTCAACTCCTGAAACTCCTCCCCACCTGCATCACTGCCTCCCATCTTTTTGTCAATGCCTCCAAACCATACAACATATAAACCAACATAATGATAGGTATCCATTAATCATTAATACAGATAAAGGAAGCTAATCAAAAGGGCTTTATTTAAACTAATGGACTTTGTTCACATTACAGGATATTACAAATACTCTGTAAGAAGACCGCAACTCCTTTCAGGTATTAGTAAGAAattaacagatgaaaacattccACATATTGGGAATGTGTTTTATAACCAGAAGAACAAAGTCAAGCCTAAAGCTTAGAGTATTTGCCGTTGCATTGCATTGCACAAGTGTGATAGAGTCAACATGTAGGCTCTATAGTCACCTTTCCCTTTGTCCCatatcctccttccttctcttagAGTATCTACTTAGTATTACCTGCAGATGAAGCCCTTTCATGGCTGAAGTGCAATTTCTATACAAACTGAGTGATATATTTCTGCAAAGAATGTCATGTGCCAGGAATTGGTCATATGCAAACATGGACCAAACCTACTTTCGAAAAACGAATGTAATCTATAcgtttgtgtgtgactgtgtgagtgtgttgatGTTTAGGAAGTTCATACAGTAGGTGGCACCTGATGATGGTAGAGAATGAAGAAAGATACTGCTGACAAAAGCTAAGCTCATAACGTATCATCTTAAAGCTGATGTGTAATGTCAGTAAAGCAAATACTGTTGAAAAGGGCCAGGCTGCAGGGTTAGCAGCAATTAAGAGTCAGCAGTGACCTCCAACTGCATTGCTTCTGTCCTATATCTATAGTACTCCACTCACCATTATCCCCCTGGTGTTTTCTGGGAGGACATTACCAAAAATAACACAGTTGACGAGCTGATCACTTTCCCACTGATGCAGCAGAGGTTTCTCTTGTCCCACACGCAGGATGGTGGGCCTGCGTCTCTTAGTATAACATCAGTTAACGGAGGCTTGACTTCAACTGATTTGTGCTTTTTGACTTCCTTTAAAGTCAGAACTTAACTAAAACTTGGCAGCAGACCCACCATTGAACCCAAAGTTGCACTCTTATTGACAGAGGTTTTTGGTAACACATTAGATTAGTGTCTTAATATAGGCTATGGTTCTGGCCAATACTTCTGAAGCATTTTCCCCCTATGtccttatctatctatatgctTTCAAAATGTACACCACCAATTTAACATTGCTCTCTTTAATGTTGGACTCACTTCAACAGAACCAGAGATATCTTCTTTTTAATGCATTCTATCTCAAAACCTTAAACCTACATTgcccacaatgcaactcaactGCAGACGGTTGGATAATCAGGTGTGTTACAGTGCATTCACACATATAGATACAAAGTAGTTGGCAGCCTCTTGGCTCTCATAAATATGTAGCTCTGTCTGTTGTATTGAGCACATATTCCACATACTGAAGACAGTTGTCCTCTGATGAAGGCAGTGTACAAATGAACCCAACAATGTCGACAATTTCTTTCGTCCTAGATACATTCATGACACCTGACTTTGAATTACTGGGGATGAATATAATTATgaatttaatttactttaaaacTCAAAGAAAGGGGTAATGGAGATTTTGATTTTGTTGATCTGTAGACGGTCAGCAATGTGGATTGTTTCTTGTACAAACAGCATTTTCATTaatgttgtgtcttttttttttcctctgttttatcaACTTTTAATCTAATTTGTGAGGCAGGTGCTCTAATGATTTGGATACTACTCTTTTAGGATAAAATTGGTCTCATTTGCTAAGCAGTGCTTTCCAAGGAAGACTGTACATTTTGGAAACAAGAATTTTGTGTTCAACATatcaatgtctctctctctctctctctctctctctctctctctctctctctctctctctctctctctccttccaatTAACCCTCTTATTCACATTCACTGTTCTGTCTTTCCTGCAGCAGAGGCAACACAGCTCCACAGGGgacaaagaagagaaagataCACATCTAGCACCATAGAGCTACCGGTGATCCACAGCCATGATGCCCCGTTGCAGAGTGAACCTCAGCACCATGATCTTCCTGGTGATCCTGCAGGGGGCAGCAGTGGTGCTGTTCTGCGGCTGGTATGTCCAGCTCAGCCCCTGCGGCTCCGCCCCCTCTAATGGCAAAGTTCACGTGCTGTTGTTGTCGTCGTGGCGATCAGGCTCATCGTTCCTGGGTCAGGTGTTCAATCAACACCCATCTGTCTTCTATCTTATGGAGCCCGCTTGGCATGTGTGGACCAAACTGCAGAAGCCCAGTGCGAGAGCAGTCCGAATGGCTGTGAGGGATCTATTACGTAGCGTATTCCAGTGTGATTTCACAGTGATGGAGGCCTACCTGCCAGAGCACCACAACGTGTCTTCCTTGTTCATGTGGAGTCACAGTCGAGCACTGTGCTCACCCCCAGCGTGCCCTCTCACACCACGCATCAAGTTCAGCAACCAGACTCACTGCTTGCTGGCGTGTGACTCTAGGGGCCTCGTGGGGGTGGAGGAGGCGTGTGGTACTTACAGTCACGTGGTGTTGAAAGAAGTTCGATTTTTTGAACTTGAATCTCTTTACCCGCTCTTGCAAGACCCAAGCCTAGACCTTCGTATCATCCATCTGGTTCGAGACCCACGGGCTGTCATGCGGTCCAGAGAGGAGTCAGCCAAAGCTTTCGTCAGTGATAATGCGGTCGTCTTGGAGCAGAGGAGCATTCCAGCAGCTGAGGTCCAGTATCAAGTCATGCAGGAGATCTGCCGTAGCCATGTGCGCATCAATGAGAGGGCCATACTGAAGCCCCCTCCCTTTCTAAAAGGCCGCTACAAAATGGTCCGCTATGAGGATGTGGCGCGAAACCCACTTGGGGAAATAACTGCCATGTATGACTTTGTAGGTCTGGACATGACCAAACAGCTGGAGGAATGGATCTACAAGACGACCCATGGAAAAGGTAAAGGCACCAGGAAAGAGGCCTTCAAAATCACTTCACGAAACGCTGCTGATGTCTCCCAGGCTTGGCGTACCTCGCTGCCATACAACAAAGTTAAGCGTATCCAGGAAGTGTGTAAGGGGGCTATGTCATTGCTCGGGTACAGGACAGTTAACAGTGAAAAAGAGCAAAAGAGACTTGACATAGATCTGCTGGTGCCACGCGAACCTTATCAGTTCAGTTGGTTACCAGCCAAAACAGAACATCCcagtaaaagttaaaacataaatgacaGAGACAATATCACAGAGACACTACTGTGGGCTGAAGTCTATATTCTATTCAGGCTTTATTGGCTGTATTAGTCTTTAGTGAGTGCTATCACAGGCTGATTCCTCAACTCAGGGAACATTGGCCTGATGTACAGGGTTAAAGCATAGATTCATGACtaatacacaccacacactcagTGACAGGGTGTAAGTGTGAAATTGACCATTCTTCACCTGATGTTCAGGGCTGCATATCACACCACTCTTATTGGCAAAACTCAGTCTTTACACCTAACATGCGTTGCAAAGTACCTGTGAATCTACCACAACCTAAATTTGCATGACCACACATTCAATAATTGGATGAAAACATAAGGAAGCTGATGATGACATGGTCCggacaaacagacaaaagcacTGCACAGTTACTTTCTACTTTGTGTGCACAGTTTATGAATTTTGTGGACCTGGGTTTTACAGTGTAAGGAGTCTAGTGCTGACAGGTAGACAGAATATAGTCAGCGCATGCCACAGCACATGTTTCAGTCTGAAACATCAGTGTGTAATGATCAGCTATTACCAGAGAACTGATGCAAATTCCCTCCATTTGAATCCACATTGCTTTAAACCGGGCATCGTGCCAGTGTCCCCTGAAGGCTGGTTTGATCCCAACAGAAGACTGTTGAATAGTGACACGGTATGGCCAGTCTGAGGCCAGTATCGTCACTGAAACAGGATGCTAGTTGATGTTATACGGGGAGGACAGGAAGCATGCTTACATTGTTAGCCAAAATACTGCCGTGGTTTCACTTCTGGCTTTATGTGCGGAATTTGAATCAGTGAAACAACACTTGTGTATTGCTGAACTAGGCAGAAATACACAAAGTGGATCCACAACTAGAAACTACAACCACCAAGGCTGCGCCGATATATCTTATGTTCCCAAATTAATTTCAGCTGTCTGTATGGTCACTGTTTAAAATTATATAATGCACCCGACAAGAAGTGACATGAGAACTGAAGGTCAAATGTGATGGTTGCACCTCTATCTCATTACCCTTCTACTTGTGTTTAGGCATCTGAAATACATGATTGCTGTTCAGTGGCCGCATTAAGATGTTTACTTAAACTGgctaactataactataactgcTTCCTGGAATCCcccatttatttatgtttgtttacatgaaatgctctcttttttattgattgattaataactgattaattttatttttcgTACACTAAATGGCTAGTGTTTTGAGTAGAATACGTTTGACAGTGATTAAAGATCAAAGCATGTAGTCAATAGTAGAATGTTAAATCATGTTGATTTACATCTTCAGAACCTAATTTATAAAGACAAATTAACTACAGTTAGTAGTTAGTATTCAGAATTTCTTAGTGCTTTCTGTCAATATTGATCAATTATAAGTCTATAGAGAAAATGTCAAGCATCAAGGCAGTttccctttaatttgtcacattATGAGCGTCAATTATTGTTTTTCATGTGGAGCAGAACTGCTTAgacaatatatattttcttttaggACATTTTAGGAAACCTGGGCTGTGTCCTAGTTGCACATTACAACAGTATATATGAAGAATACATTACTATGTTGCACTGCAGAATGTTGGGGCCCCATCATTGAGGGTTCTTTCTGCTCAAAGGCCCCTGTATAGTAGATCTGGCCATGCAGTTGGCAATTAGTATACAAACCATTAAtgatttttatacatttgtcAGTTTTGTAAAGCTGCTGCAACAATCCATATTTTATAATACCAATGGATCAAACTCTTATGTGTAATATGAAAGGGGCTGTTCATAGAGACAAACCCACAGAGACTTATGCAGATCCCTCAGATTTATGTGGCATTTTAGGATCTTTCAGGTCCTTTAGTTAGATAACACAGgtatgagaaagagaaagcaagatgttttttttccaaggaagaaaatttgtttttgtttccacaCTTTCCATTTTAATGACTAAATTTATTCCAGTCATCAGTTGCTCCTCAGTTTTTGAGTCCATCGAACCTACACTCATAAAACAAGCAACTTTGGTGGGCACGTATACAGCTACGTGTATGTTCGTGCTATCCCTTTTTTAATAGACAACTGATTTCACATTCAAATCCTTGATAAAACTGGTTTTGTGGTATGGAGCTGGGACACGGTGCCGGTTTAGCTTTAGCGGTGCAGGAAATTAAAAACAGCTTGTCTTTGGGGAGGAGCCACAGAGCAGCTAGCATGGCAAAATGTACAATGTGACTCTAATAAGAAAAGAGCGTCTAAAGGAAAATTCCACCCTAAAGGACTGTTCAAACATAGCTCATCAGAAATATAATACCACCAATAtcctgaaatgaaatgtgtaagGTGGATTATTCCATTAGTGTCATTGCCGTTTGTTCAATTTAACACCAGCACTTGAATTGACATAGTCAGTTATGGTGATAGGGTCCTGTTGAAGTTAAATTATTAggttgacatgtcacagtatgCTTTAAAAGAGAAACTGTCAGTAAGAGTTAACATTGCAGAAGATGAGAATCTGTGTTGCtgagctctgtgtgtctgccagAGACTTCTGCAGCATGTGGAACAGAGTGTTCACTGAGTACATTAtgttctgtcagtgtgtgtgtgtgtgtgtgtgtgtgtgtgtgtgtgtgtgtgtgtgtgtgtgtgtgtgtgtgtatgtgtgtgtgtgcgtgtgtttgagGGAAAGTGCATAAATACAAATGTATATGGATTTCCAGACAGAGCATTATATTGCATGCTGTCCTTGTCAGGTATTCCACTCTTTtgcattaatgtgtgtttgtagctCCCACAAAAGTGttcaaaagagagaaatgaactGAGCACTGTGTTCTTCTATCAGTGTCTAACAGCAGTCTTAGAGTTATTTGTTTGATATAAATCATCATAGAGAGGGTTTTCCATCTCTGCTCCTCATCACTCACTTTTTATCCACATTGATATATCACCagtaataaaaagcaaaaatatgaataaatattccTACATTACCTATAAattgatcaaataaaaaaaacaacggAACATTTTTTGATGATTATAATAGATTTCATTCCACATAAAGGACCATACTggtgtttttgcatgtttgatCCCATTTGCTGCAAATCACACACTTTTCAAATggaatttttaatgttttttttctacattgaaGGCAATTGTCTCCCTATATGTGCTTTGATTGTTTTAAAGTTACATTCTTACAGGATGATCTACCCCACCATTGTCACCATGCAACGAtaatgaaagataataatatgattgtaatattatttacagtatttctctGTTATGGAACAAGTGTTAAGTTCATTTTGATACTGCAGCAGCTGCCCAGAAGGAGACAAAACAGACAATCAGATGTTTTGGAAAATGAGAAGTCTGTGATTTGTAATATAATGGTGTAAAGGAGTTGTCCCCACCCCCAGCTTGAGATCCCTCCAGGGGGTGTTCGACacatatgtgtatgtttttggaGGGGTGGAGGTTTCTTTAATTTCCTCAAAcaatctgagaaaaaaaagagtactAATTTTTTTCACAACTCAGATATTACACAACAAAATCAACAGTGAATCACTTTAACGGGTACAACTTGTACGAACACCAATATGATCATTTCACTTATGGACTGCGGCACTGAGGAATGATGAAATAACACCAGTGATTAGATTTTTTCTGCTCTGTGATGCTTCAGCCACAATAGGACAAGTTTCCCAAAAGTTGCCACTGATTTCATAAAGTGCCTGAACATGTAACTCTACGTGTCCCTATACAATGTGAACGATAAGAAACACTTTATTGTCGTgtttaaacaacattttgtgCCTTTTCTATTAGACTTGATGCTATTTTAGT
Coding sequences within it:
- the chst6 gene encoding carbohydrate sulfotransferase 6, with product MMPRCRVNLSTMIFLVILQGAAVVLFCGWYVQLSPCGSAPSNGKVHVLLLSSWRSGSSFLGQVFNQHPSVFYLMEPAWHVWTKLQKPSARAVRMAVRDLLRSVFQCDFTVMEAYLPEHHNVSSLFMWSHSRALCSPPACPLTPRIKFSNQTHCLLACDSRGLVGVEEACGTYSHVVLKEVRFFELESLYPLLQDPSLDLRIIHLVRDPRAVMRSREESAKAFVSDNAVVLEQRSIPAAEVQYQVMQEICRSHVRINERAILKPPPFLKGRYKMVRYEDVARNPLGEITAMYDFVGLDMTKQLEEWIYKTTHGKGKGTRKEAFKITSRNAADVSQAWRTSLPYNKVKRIQEVCKGAMSLLGYRTVNSEKEQKRLDIDLLVPREPYQFSWLPAKTEHPSKS